The following coding sequences lie in one Longimicrobium sp. genomic window:
- a CDS encoding carboxypeptidase-like regulatory domain-containing protein has product MFCLAFFRRFAAAAALLLFASSAPSVAAQDAPGAAEGVARDAADGAPLPLLLVRLLPAGQGTARGVVTDAQGRFRFEGVPAGEYRLQVEQIGFERTQSPVLRVRPGETLFHELRGSARPVLLEAVTVQGGRCLTADQLASDPDLAALWNEAKKGVETRRAFNLQYRYTRVMRQDIRARWRIRGTTRTMKVDTFVNKPDSVLLREQRRRARLRAHGYMDGGYLTLPLETDLLDDEFLRDHCLEPSFDEVEGAYVLRFRPVRPRREGVGIRGVITVDAQSYLIRRLDFEYLRGDRPFGSTYVVYEDRNVAGSTLRLPASGGGSARAEGVGRVAALGASSTFTFDYSGFDRTGPE; this is encoded by the coding sequence GTGTTCTGCCTCGCGTTCTTTCGCCGTTTCGCGGCCGCCGCCGCGCTTCTTCTCTTCGCTTCCTCCGCCCCTTCCGTGGCGGCCCAGGACGCACCCGGCGCGGCCGAAGGGGTCGCCCGTGACGCGGCGGACGGCGCGCCGCTGCCGCTGCTGCTGGTGCGCCTGCTTCCCGCGGGACAGGGAACCGCGCGCGGCGTGGTGACCGACGCGCAAGGCCGCTTTCGCTTCGAGGGCGTGCCCGCCGGGGAGTATCGCCTGCAGGTGGAGCAGATCGGCTTCGAGCGGACGCAGTCGCCCGTGCTGCGCGTGCGCCCCGGGGAAACGCTGTTCCACGAGCTCCGCGGCAGCGCCCGGCCCGTTCTGCTGGAGGCGGTGACGGTGCAGGGAGGACGGTGCCTGACGGCGGACCAGCTGGCGAGCGACCCGGACCTGGCCGCGCTCTGGAACGAGGCGAAGAAGGGCGTGGAAACCCGGCGCGCCTTCAACCTGCAGTACCGCTACACGCGCGTCATGCGGCAGGACATCCGTGCGCGGTGGCGCATCCGGGGCACCACCCGCACGATGAAGGTGGACACGTTCGTCAACAAGCCGGATTCCGTCCTCCTCCGCGAGCAGCGGCGCCGGGCGCGCCTGCGGGCGCACGGATACATGGACGGCGGCTACCTGACCTTGCCCCTGGAAACGGACCTGCTGGACGATGAGTTCCTGCGCGACCACTGCCTGGAGCCCTCGTTCGACGAGGTGGAGGGCGCGTACGTGCTGCGCTTTCGCCCGGTGCGGCCGCGGCGCGAGGGCGTCGGGATCCGCGGCGTGATCACGGTCGACGCGCAGAGCTACCTGATCCGGCGGCTGGACTTCGAGTACCTGCGCGGCGATCGCCCGTTCGGCTCGACCTACGTGGTGTACGAGGACCGCAACGTCGCCGGGAGCACCCTGCGGCTGCCGGCGAGCGGCGGCGGCTCCGCTCGTGCAGAGGGGGTGGGGCGGGTGGCCGCGCTCGGGGCGAGCTCCACCTTCACCTTCGACTACAGCGGATTCGACCGCACCGGCCCCGAGTAG
- a CDS encoding LytTR family DNA-binding domain-containing protein, translating to MSDRIRVLIVDDEPPARAEVRRLLETQPDVEIVGECASGAQAIARIQADKPDMVFLDIQMPEVTGFGVLQAIGPQAMPLVVFITAYEEHALRAFEAHALDYLLKPYEEERLFAALDRARTRLRAAGQKDDGRLQALQEYLAETRGGTYPEVFAIRVGERYQVVRVADIRWIEAEGSYVRLHLVEGDRLMRQSIGDLEEMLLDPAKFIRIHRSAIVSLARIVAVEPLSRAEYTVILDNGDRVTCSRGYRNQLREKVFFSG from the coding sequence GTGAGCGACAGGATCCGCGTGCTGATCGTGGACGACGAGCCCCCCGCCCGGGCAGAAGTCCGGCGCCTGCTGGAAACGCAGCCCGACGTGGAGATCGTGGGCGAGTGCGCCAGCGGGGCGCAGGCCATCGCGCGCATCCAGGCCGACAAGCCGGACATGGTGTTCCTGGACATCCAGATGCCCGAGGTCACCGGCTTCGGCGTGCTGCAGGCCATCGGCCCCCAGGCGATGCCGCTGGTGGTGTTCATCACCGCGTACGAGGAGCATGCCCTGCGGGCGTTCGAGGCCCATGCGCTGGACTACCTGCTGAAGCCCTACGAGGAAGAGCGGCTGTTCGCGGCGCTGGACCGCGCCCGTACACGGCTGCGCGCCGCCGGCCAGAAGGACGACGGGCGGCTGCAGGCGCTCCAGGAGTATCTCGCGGAAACCAGGGGAGGAACCTACCCGGAGGTCTTCGCCATTCGCGTGGGAGAGCGCTACCAGGTGGTGCGCGTGGCCGACATCCGGTGGATCGAGGCGGAGGGCAGCTACGTGCGGCTGCACCTGGTGGAGGGCGACCGCCTGATGCGGCAGTCCATCGGCGACCTGGAAGAGATGCTGCTGGACCCGGCGAAGTTCATCCGCATCCACCGGTCGGCCATCGTAAGCCTTGCGCGGATCGTGGCGGTGGAGCCGCTGTCGAGGGCGGAGTACACCGTCATCCTGGACAACGGAGACCGCGTGACGTGCAGCCGCGGCTACCGCAACCAGCTGCGGGAGAAGGTCTTCTTCTCCGGCTGA
- a CDS encoding serine hydrolase domain-containing protein, translated as MSFVFKPLAAVGIAFTAIFLPREPAAAQAVDSPAHQGAIERARTLARALVDRDTLPGLSIAVGIDGQIVWAEGFGWADVEVRKPVTPLTRFRMGSVGKAMTSAGVGLLVQRGRLDLDAPVQSYVPEFPEKPWPVTTRQLMGHLGGIRHYGTEAEVLGDRHCNDVREGIAAFAADSLLARPGTRYSYSSFGYTLVSAAMQAAAGEPYAGFMRREVFAPLGMDRTIPEPSGAPHPERAALYVRSSGLVPAPHDDDSCVLAAGGFISTPSDLVRFGFGMMNDQLLAPATRQLLWTALRLESGESTGYGLGWFVREGRLDPQSPAVPIVGHGGSSIGGSTSFMLFPEQRMVIAVTTNVSGATLTSFAARLGQVFPGARP; from the coding sequence ATGAGTTTCGTATTCAAGCCGCTGGCCGCTGTGGGGATCGCCTTCACCGCCATCTTCCTCCCCCGCGAGCCGGCCGCCGCGCAGGCAGTAGACTCGCCCGCGCACCAGGGCGCCATCGAGCGGGCGCGTACGCTGGCCCGCGCGCTCGTGGACCGCGACACGCTGCCCGGATTGTCCATCGCCGTAGGCATCGACGGGCAGATCGTTTGGGCCGAGGGATTCGGCTGGGCCGACGTGGAAGTGCGGAAGCCCGTGACGCCGCTCACCCGCTTTCGCATGGGCAGCGTCGGCAAGGCGATGACCTCCGCCGGCGTGGGCCTGTTGGTGCAGCGCGGGCGGCTGGACCTGGACGCGCCGGTGCAGTCGTACGTCCCCGAATTTCCCGAAAAGCCCTGGCCCGTCACCACGCGCCAGCTGATGGGCCACCTGGGCGGCATCCGCCACTACGGCACCGAGGCCGAGGTCCTGGGCGACCGGCATTGCAACGACGTCCGCGAGGGGATCGCCGCCTTCGCAGCCGACTCGCTGCTGGCCCGCCCCGGCACGCGGTACAGCTACTCCAGCTTCGGCTATACACTGGTGAGCGCCGCCATGCAGGCCGCCGCCGGGGAGCCATACGCCGGCTTCATGCGCCGCGAGGTGTTCGCGCCCCTGGGGATGGACCGCACGATCCCGGAGCCGTCGGGCGCGCCGCATCCCGAGCGGGCGGCCCTGTACGTCCGTTCCTCCGGGCTGGTGCCCGCGCCCCACGACGACGACAGCTGCGTGCTGGCGGCCGGCGGCTTCATCTCCACGCCGTCGGACCTGGTGCGCTTTGGCTTCGGGATGATGAACGACCAGCTGCTGGCGCCGGCGACGCGGCAGCTGCTGTGGACGGCGCTTCGCCTGGAATCGGGCGAGTCCACCGGGTACGGCCTGGGCTGGTTCGTCCGCGAGGGGCGTCTGGATCCCCAGTCGCCCGCCGTGCCCATCGTTGGCCACGGCGGCAGCTCCATCGGCGGATCGACTTCGTTCATGCTGTTCCCGGAGCAGCGGATGGTGATCGCCGTGACCACCAACGTCAGCGGGGCCACGCTCACCTCGTTCGCCGCCCGGCTGGGGCAGGTGTTCCCAGGCGCCCGGCCCTGA
- a CDS encoding histidine kinase translates to MQLLVLLWILLSETFRGGIGVTLLPEIPQTGPSTPVNTGVWLLRIASATAYPLVAIVATRRFPLWHRTTRHAVYFLGVLATLHAMVFLAAHVVNGTFGWLFYLHRTFEFVVFTVFAHGMLYGERYHEKEREELRLRAEMAGSTADRMRAQVRALKMEWSPRFLTGTLASIGELLGRDVAAAKRLLIALSSVLRRTLAHARTETVRLEQEVEFVREVLRVEALRRPGVDVEWAMDEAALEMPVPHMSLLTMVYQALPDGEAESPVRIRISAEPDSDGVRMCVDVHGIAPDPAALEERRGAGDGAGHGIQRIPLVRLELSCPSTPAPVVAPEAPGPPAGRPEADAPAPPVEDGTPIGRSLELGTYAAFALFYTLLTLYTANLRVGAGRVVLSVPAWVYVAGMGAYAAVWWASMAAAARFLSTRYPVRHGNWPRRIVLHLLGAVMMALLNGLLYYPFQRFVIEGGEVVIGFLSDWDWGDLAVYPPLAGIAHGFIYAREYHAKRISELRLRSLLSESEMARTEAELQALKAELNPHFLFNALNTVSSLMHTRVDEARRVVAHLSALLQRVLESGGLQEVALEEEVEFVRLYLEIEQARFGEALRITYDLHPGTLRARVPHLLIQPLVENAVKHGLRPRGGTGQVLVSARRAGGSLEVTVADDGVGPAHATPEDGTGTGLANVRDRLRQMYGAEHAFELVPTPGGGATARVLIPFSVEPHNRPDESTRALEAV, encoded by the coding sequence GTGCAGCTCCTTGTCCTGCTCTGGATCCTCCTTTCCGAGACATTCCGCGGCGGCATCGGCGTAACGCTGCTCCCCGAAATCCCGCAGACCGGGCCGTCCACGCCCGTGAACACCGGCGTGTGGCTCCTGCGGATCGCGAGCGCCACCGCGTATCCGCTGGTCGCCATCGTGGCCACCCGCCGGTTTCCGCTCTGGCACCGAACGACGCGGCACGCCGTCTACTTCCTGGGCGTGCTCGCCACGTTGCACGCGATGGTGTTTCTCGCCGCTCACGTGGTGAACGGCACGTTCGGCTGGCTATTCTACCTGCACAGGACCTTCGAGTTCGTCGTGTTCACCGTGTTTGCGCACGGGATGCTGTACGGCGAGCGATACCACGAAAAGGAGCGCGAGGAGCTTCGGCTTCGCGCGGAGATGGCGGGGAGCACGGCCGATCGTATGCGTGCCCAGGTGCGCGCGCTCAAGATGGAATGGAGCCCTCGATTCCTGACGGGAACGCTCGCAAGCATCGGAGAGCTGCTTGGGCGCGACGTGGCCGCGGCCAAGCGCCTGCTGATCGCGCTGAGCTCGGTGCTCAGGCGCACCCTGGCCCACGCGCGCACCGAGACCGTGCGGCTGGAGCAGGAGGTGGAGTTCGTGCGCGAGGTGCTGCGCGTGGAGGCCCTGCGGCGCCCCGGTGTGGACGTGGAATGGGCGATGGACGAGGCCGCGCTGGAGATGCCGGTGCCGCACATGTCCCTGCTGACGATGGTCTACCAGGCCCTGCCGGACGGCGAGGCTGAGAGTCCGGTTCGCATCCGGATCTCCGCCGAGCCGGACTCCGACGGCGTCCGCATGTGCGTGGATGTGCACGGCATCGCGCCGGACCCGGCCGCGCTCGAGGAGCGGCGGGGAGCGGGAGACGGCGCCGGGCATGGTATCCAGCGGATTCCTCTCGTGCGGCTGGAGCTGAGCTGCCCGTCCACGCCGGCGCCGGTCGTCGCGCCGGAAGCGCCGGGCCCCCCGGCGGGCCGACCGGAGGCCGATGCGCCCGCGCCTCCGGTGGAGGACGGGACACCCATCGGCAGGAGCCTGGAATTGGGCACGTACGCGGCGTTCGCGCTCTTCTACACGCTGCTGACGCTGTACACCGCCAACCTGCGCGTCGGCGCGGGACGCGTGGTGCTGTCCGTGCCCGCCTGGGTGTACGTCGCCGGGATGGGGGCGTACGCGGCGGTCTGGTGGGCTTCCATGGCCGCGGCCGCCCGCTTCCTGTCCACCCGCTATCCCGTGCGGCACGGCAACTGGCCACGACGCATCGTTCTCCACTTGCTCGGCGCCGTCATGATGGCCCTGCTGAACGGCCTGCTCTACTATCCGTTCCAGCGGTTCGTCATCGAAGGGGGCGAGGTGGTGATCGGCTTCCTTTCCGACTGGGACTGGGGCGACCTGGCCGTGTACCCGCCGCTGGCGGGAATTGCGCACGGCTTCATCTACGCGCGGGAATACCACGCAAAGCGAATCTCGGAACTGCGCCTGCGCTCGCTCCTGTCCGAGAGCGAGATGGCCCGGACCGAGGCGGAGCTTCAGGCGCTGAAAGCCGAGCTCAATCCGCATTTTCTCTTCAACGCGCTGAACACCGTATCGTCGCTGATGCACACCCGCGTGGACGAAGCCAGGCGCGTGGTCGCCCACCTGTCCGCGCTCCTGCAGCGCGTGCTGGAAAGCGGCGGGCTGCAGGAGGTGGCGCTGGAGGAAGAGGTGGAGTTCGTGCGGCTGTACCTGGAAATCGAGCAGGCACGCTTCGGCGAGGCGCTGCGCATCACGTACGACCTGCATCCCGGCACCCTGCGCGCCCGAGTGCCTCACCTGCTGATCCAGCCGCTGGTGGAAAACGCGGTGAAGCACGGCCTGCGGCCCCGCGGCGGCACCGGCCAGGTGCTCGTCTCTGCCCGGCGGGCCGGCGGCTCCCTGGAAGTGACGGTGGCGGACGACGGCGTCGGCCCGGCGCACGCCACGCCGGAAGATGGCACCGGCACCGGCCTGGCGAACGTGCGGGACCGGCTGCGGCAGATGTACGGCGCGGAGCACGCCTTCGAGCTGGTGCCCACGCCCGGCGGCGGAGCCACGGCCCGCGTCCTCATCCCGTTCTCCGTCGAACCTCACAACCGCCCGGACGAGTCCACCCGGGCACTGGAGGCGGTGTGA